The proteins below are encoded in one region of bacterium:
- a CDS encoding valine--tRNA ligase has protein sequence MRDLPDRYDPAEAEARWQKHWEEKGIYRFDPTAPRERIYSIDTPPPTVSGLLHLGHIYSYTQMDIIARYQKLRGKVVFYPFGFDDNGLPTERMVERARDVRAQSMPREDFIKLCLEVTKDAEAEFKDMWQRMGLSVDWNLEYSTINRVSRRVAQQSFIDLYKKGHIYRREEPAIWDVDNRTALAQAEIEDREFDSTFNDILFTFEDGTKVAIATTRPELLPACVAVLCHPEDDRYRRYVGGKIKTPHFDLWVPVLTDPLVDPEKGTGIVMCCTFGDTVDIEWWKRYNLETRVAITPDGRLNELAGEFAGLKLEAGRKAIIEKLKEENLLTKQEKITHMVKCGEKSHAPVEYIITEQWFIRILDKKEELIRRAREIKWWPEFMWVRYQHWVENLGWDWCISRQRFYGVPFPVWYAPDGSVILADPADLPVDPTVDLPRGPLPCRPEELTPETDVMDTWMTSSCTPQLASGWLENPELFAKIFPMSLRPQAHDIIRTWAFYTIVKGLLHEDKMPWENVFISGHALDPAKKKMSKSKGNVVTPREYVDKYGADVLRYWTSTAKLGLDSSFNDKALSLGKRLLTKIFNASKFAHGHIADFDGSKPGSLHITDRWLLSKLGRVVETATIAYDEYEFCDARSAVEDFFWAEFCDNYLELAKGRLYGDSEEGRALRPSAQFTLYHSLLTILKMFAPTLPHVTEEVFSWMYAERLGIASIHLTPWPVAADFPRDDDAEALGDLAVELLAGVRKIKSELNVSIKRPVAKLSIAPAGLRPPDAALFERLKADDSRVLLDFMNAANVQSVEFASSAGELSGPVESPQGAFLLAAELAAPEQP, from the coding sequence ATGCGGGATTTGCCTGACCGTTACGACCCCGCCGAGGCCGAAGCCCGGTGGCAGAAACACTGGGAGGAGAAGGGTATTTACCGCTTCGACCCCACGGCGCCGCGCGAGCGGATTTACTCGATTGACACTCCGCCGCCCACGGTCTCCGGCCTGCTGCATCTGGGCCACATCTACAGCTACACGCAAATGGACATCATCGCGCGGTACCAGAAGCTGCGCGGCAAGGTCGTTTTTTACCCGTTCGGATTCGACGACAACGGCCTTCCCACAGAGCGGATGGTCGAGCGCGCGCGCGACGTCCGAGCGCAAAGCATGCCTCGCGAGGATTTCATCAAGCTCTGCCTTGAAGTGACAAAGGACGCCGAAGCCGAATTCAAGGACATGTGGCAGCGCATGGGCCTTTCGGTGGACTGGAATCTCGAATACTCCACGATAAACCGCGTCAGCCGCCGCGTCGCGCAGCAAAGTTTCATTGACCTTTACAAGAAAGGCCACATTTACCGCCGCGAAGAGCCGGCAATCTGGGACGTGGACAACCGCACCGCGCTCGCCCAGGCCGAAATCGAAGACCGCGAGTTCGATTCGACCTTCAACGACATCCTTTTCACGTTCGAAGATGGAACGAAGGTCGCAATTGCGACGACGCGCCCGGAGCTATTGCCGGCTTGCGTTGCGGTGCTCTGCCATCCCGAGGACGACCGCTACCGCCGCTATGTCGGGGGGAAAATCAAAACTCCGCATTTCGACCTTTGGGTGCCTGTTCTCACCGATCCGCTCGTCGATCCCGAAAAGGGAACCGGCATCGTAATGTGCTGCACGTTCGGCGACACCGTGGACATCGAATGGTGGAAGCGCTACAACCTCGAAACCCGCGTCGCGATAACTCCCGACGGCAGGCTGAACGAACTTGCGGGCGAGTTCGCGGGGCTGAAACTCGAAGCCGGGCGCAAGGCGATTATCGAAAAGTTGAAGGAAGAGAACCTGCTGACGAAGCAGGAGAAGATCACGCATATGGTCAAGTGCGGCGAGAAGAGCCACGCTCCGGTCGAGTACATCATCACCGAGCAGTGGTTCATCCGCATCCTCGACAAGAAGGAAGAGCTGATCCGCCGCGCACGCGAAATAAAATGGTGGCCGGAGTTTATGTGGGTGCGCTACCAGCACTGGGTGGAGAATCTTGGCTGGGACTGGTGCATCAGCCGCCAGCGGTTCTACGGCGTCCCGTTCCCGGTCTGGTACGCGCCGGACGGAAGCGTGATACTCGCCGACCCCGCCGACCTGCCGGTTGACCCGACGGTGGACCTGCCTCGCGGCCCTCTTCCCTGCAGGCCGGAGGAACTGACGCCCGAAACCGACGTGATGGACACCTGGATGACCAGCTCCTGCACCCCGCAGCTCGCGTCCGGCTGGCTGGAAAACCCGGAGCTGTTTGCGAAGATTTTCCCGATGAGCCTGCGCCCGCAGGCGCACGACATAATCCGCACCTGGGCGTTCTACACGATCGTGAAGGGATTGCTTCACGAAGACAAAATGCCTTGGGAAAACGTCTTCATCAGCGGCCACGCGCTCGATCCCGCCAAGAAAAAGATGTCCAAGTCCAAGGGCAATGTGGTGACGCCGCGCGAGTACGTTGACAAATACGGCGCCGACGTGCTGCGCTATTGGACTTCCACCGCAAAGCTGGGGCTGGACAGTTCGTTCAATGACAAGGCGCTTTCGCTCGGAAAGAGGCTGCTTACGAAAATCTTCAACGCGAGCAAGTTCGCCCACGGCCACATTGCCGATTTCGACGGCTCGAAGCCTGGTTCGCTTCATATCACCGACCGCTGGCTGCTCTCCAAGCTCGGACGCGTGGTGGAAACCGCGACAATAGCTTACGACGAGTACGAATTCTGCGACGCGCGAAGCGCTGTCGAGGATTTCTTCTGGGCCGAATTCTGCGACAATTACCTCGAGCTCGCAAAAGGCCGGCTCTACGGCGATTCGGAAGAGGGCAGGGCGCTGCGCCCCAGCGCGCAGTTCACGCTTTACCATTCACTACTCACGATTCTGAAGATGTTTGCGCCGACGCTCCCGCATGTCACGGAGGAAGTTTTCTCTTGGATGTACGCGGAAAGGCTCGGCATCGCAAGCATTCACCTCACGCCCTGGCCGGTCGCGGCGGATTTCCCGCGTGACGATGATGCCGAAGCGCTCGGCGACCTTGCCGTCGAACTTCTCGCGGGCGTGCGCAAGATCAAAAGCGAGTTGAATGTCTCGATCAAGCGCCCGGTGGCGAAACTCTCGATCGCTCCCGCCGGGCTGCGTCCGCCCGACGCCGCGCTTTTCGAACGTCTCAAGGCGGACGATTCCCGCGTCCTCCTCGATTTCATGAACGCGGCGAACGTACAATCCGTCGAATTCGCGTCTTCAGCCGGGGAGCTTTCCGGCCCGGTCGAATCGCCGCAAGGCGCTTTTTTGCTCGCTGCGGAGCTCGCTGCGCCGGAGCAGCCTTAA